The following proteins come from a genomic window of Alnus glutinosa chromosome 10, dhAlnGlut1.1, whole genome shotgun sequence:
- the LOC133879761 gene encoding zinc finger A20 and AN1 domain-containing stress-associated protein 8-like translates to MEHNETGFQAAPEAPKLCANNCGFFGSAATMNLCSKCHKDLVLKQEHAKLAASSVGSIMTGSSSNTAKEPVVDVDLQAHSLESMVISTPASFTSTLNMKGGEKVKESPNRCNTCRKRVGLTGFNCRCGHIFCSVHRYSDKHGCPIDYRTAAQDAIAKANPVVKAEKLDKI, encoded by the coding sequence ATGGAGCACAACGAGACAGGGTTCCAGGCGGCTCCTGAAGCTCCAAAACTTTGTGCCAACAACTGTGGATTCTTTGGAAGTGCAGCAACGATGAACTTATGCTCCAAGTGCCACAAGGACTTGGTATTGAAGCAAGAACATGCTAAACTTGCAGCATCATCTGTTGGGAGTATTATGACTGGCAGCTCTAGTAACACTGCAAAGGAGCCTGTTGTTGATGTAGATCTACAAGCTCATTCCCTGGAGTCCATGGTCATTTCAACTCCGGCATCCTTTACTTCGACACTGAACATGAAGGGGGGGGAGAAGGTGAAAGAGAGCCCAAATAGGTGCAACACTTGCAGGAAACGTGTCGGTCTGACAGGGTTCAACTGTCGGTGCGGACATATTTTCTGTTCAGTTCATCGATATTCTGATAAACATGGCTGCCCCATTGACTACCGGACTGCTGCTCAGGATGCTATAGCAAAAGCAAACCCTGTCGTGAAGGCTGAAAAGCTAGATAAAATCTAG